A genomic stretch from Gammaproteobacteria bacterium includes:
- a CDS encoding Lpp/OprI family alanine-zipper lipoprotein: MTMKLTGALRAAALIVGAAIATGCASVTAEQLEEVRAAAEAAQNAADQAQRAANEARQAASGAQSTANQALQAAQAAQACCDANSQRIDRMFEQSQAK; the protein is encoded by the coding sequence ATGACGATGAAGTTAACGGGCGCACTGCGAGCAGCAGCACTGATCGTCGGAGCGGCAATCGCCACCGGCTGCGCCTCGGTGACCGCCGAGCAACTCGAAGAGGTCCGTGCCGCGGCTGAAGCTGCTCAAAACGCCGCCGACCAAGCGCAGCGTGCAGCAAACGAAGCCCGTCAGGCTGCTTCCGGTGCGCAGAGCACCGCGAATCAGGCGCTTCAGGCCGCTCAAGCCGCACAGGCCTGCTGCGACGCGAACAGCCAGCGCATCGACAGGATGTTCGAGCAGTCGCAGGCCAAGTAG